From one Triticum aestivum cultivar Chinese Spring chromosome 4B, IWGSC CS RefSeq v2.1, whole genome shotgun sequence genomic stretch:
- the LOC123090873 gene encoding protein POLLEN DEFECTIVE IN GUIDANCE 1 → MSLRSGGRKLSFELLSSGLTAANDAADDDASPRSLPETSSDGQRRRKRRSKRKRGALQSPPIAEEEPRVDAHPPAALRVADLMPVVEKVCQASDAERSAASCVAYVGVELRQRNVAGNGRAVTFAEDAASSCGSSSRESAAAAAAAVPDAIDPARRPEANGVVKKLEKDESLDWEKYIKENSNVLGEVERRDNSPFRYFIGEMYSGNSLRSTIAVGNDKKRQRVYNTMFHVPWRCERLIVAGFFVCLDSFLSLLTIMPARIVMTVWRILKTRQFLRPNAADLSDYGCFVVLALGVTSLQMIDISLIYHVIRGQGTIKLYVVYNVLEIFDKLCQSFGEDVLQVLFNSAEGLSTCSTDRVTFELLRFLLDGAIAVLAFVVHSFVLLAQAITLSTCIIAHNNALLALLVSNNFAEIKSNVFKKVSKENLHNLVYYDIIERFHITAFLLFVLAQNILEAEGPWFDSFLINASYVFMCEVLIDAIKHSFLAKFNEIKPVAYSEFLEDLSKQILNEQPDDRQKDLTFIPLAPACVVIRVLTPVYATLLPAGPFIWRIFWILLWSVLTYFMLAIFKILVGLILRCLATWYINLRLTRKQHAD, encoded by the exons ATGTCACTCCGATCCGGCGGCCGCAAGCTCTCGTTCGAGCTCCTCTCCAGCGGCCTCACCGCCGCCAACGACGCCGCCGACGACGACGCGTCCCCGCGCTCCCTCCCCGAGACCTCCTCCGATGGCCAGCGCCGCCGCAAGAGGCGCTCCAAACGCAAGCGGGGGGCGCTCCAGAGCCCCCCGATCGCGGAGGAGGAGCCGCGCGTGGACGCCCACCCGCCCGCCGCGCTCAGGGTAGCGGATCTGATGCCCGTGGTGGAGAAGGTCTGCCAGGCCTCGGACGCGGAGCGGTCCGCGGCGAGCTGCGTGGCCTACGTCGGCGTGGAGCTGAGGCAGAGGAACGTGGCCGGGAATGGGAGGGCGGTGACGTTCGCCGAGGACGCGGCCAGCAGCTGCGGAAGCAGCTCGCGTGaaagtgccgccgccgccgctgccgcggtgCCGGATGCGATTGACCCGGCCCGGCGGCCCGAGGCGAACGGTGTCGTGAAGAAACTGGAGAAGGATGAGTCGCTGGACTGGGAaaagtacatcaaggagaacagcAACGTTCTCGGAG AAGTCGAGCGCCGTGACAATTCACCATTCAGATACTTCATTGGAGAAATGTATAGCGGCAATTCGCTTAGGAGTACAATTGCAGTGGGTAATGACAAAAAGCGACAGCGGGTCTACAACACTATGTTTCATGTGCCTTGGAGATGTGAACGG CTAATTGTCGCAGGATTCTTTGTCTGCTTGGATTCATTTTTGTCTTTGCTCACCATTATGCCTGCAAGAATTGTGATGACAGTTTGGCGAATTCTGAAAACCAG GCAGTTTCTTCGGCCAAATGCTGCTGATTTATCAGATTATGGATGTTTTGTAGTTCTAGCCCTAGGAGTTACTTCTTTGCAAATGATAG ATATTAGTTTGATTTACCATGTCATTCGTGGCCAGGGCACGATCAAGCTCTATGTGGTATACAACGTACTAGAG ATCTTTGACAAACTATGTCAATCATTTGGCGAGGATGTGTTGCAAGTTTTGTTCAACTCAGCTGAGGGACTGTCAACGTGTTCAACTGACAGGGTCACATTCGAACTGTTGCGGTTCCTTTTGGATGGGGCTATTGCTGTCCTCGCATTTG TTGTGCATTCATTTGTCCTCTTAGCCCAAGCTATCACCCTGTCAACATGTATTATTGCCCATAACAATGCACTATTGGCTCTTTTGGTGTCCAATAATTTTGCCGAGATTAAAAGCAATGTATTTAAGAAAGTTAGCAAAGAGAACCTTCACAATCTGGTTTACTATG ATATCATTGAGAGGTTTCACATCACAGCATTTTTACTGTTTGTACTAGCTCAAAATATCTTGGAAGCAGAGGGGCCATGGTTTGACAGTTTTCTTATT AATGCCTCCTATGTATTTATGTGTGAAGTACTTATTGATGCTATCAAGCATTCATTCCTTGCAAAATTTAATGAGATAAAGCCAGTTGCTTATTCAGAGTTTCTGGAAGACTTGTCCAAGCAG ATATTGAATGAGCAACCTGATGACCGCCAGAAAGATCTAACATTCATCCCCCTTGCCCCTGCTTGTGTG GTAATTCGTGTGCTGACTCCAGTGTATGCCACCCTGCTTCCTGCTGGGCCGTTTATCTGGAGAATATTCTGGATCTTGCTCTGGTCAGTTCTGACCTATTTTATGCTCGCCATCTTCAAGATACTAGTGGGATTGATACTGCGTTGCCTCGCGACTTGGTATATCAATCTACGTCTCACAAGAAAACAGCATGCGGACTGA
- the LOC123090874 gene encoding vacuolar sorting protein 39: MVHSAYDAVELVSGVPGRIEAVASHAGKLLVAASDCSLRIYSPPAPADGEIRRDGPYALERQEQRLWRRAPSAMEASASRGLLLSLSEWVALHRLPGLETVAVVSKTKGANVFAWDDRRGLLAAGRQKRLTVFRLDSGREFVEVKEFSVPDIVKSMAWCGDNICLGIRRDYMIINSVTGALTEVFSSGRIAPPLVVPLPTGELLLGKDNIGVFVDQNGKLIQDGRIIWSDTPASVVIHKPYAVARLPRHVEIRSLRAPSALVQTVVLRDVQKLVQTDNYILASLSNSVYGLLPVPIGAQIVQLTASGEFEDALALCKLLPPEDSNLRAAKESSIHMRYGHFLFDNGSYEEATEQFSDAHVDITYVLSLYPYLVLPQTHIIGEHDKLQDLQELARESSDATDEMEAYSLQLHDSDDKSPLENKKMSHNALIALVKYLQKKRNGIIDRATSEVTEEVVSGAVHHSLNLSEPYKAKKPNKKRPQTHRSSVAREMANVLDTSLLQALILTRQSPGAIELLKGLNYCDLKICEEFLKEKSDYMVLLELYRSNDMHREALQLLNRLVEESKSAMANADFSKKFNPQMIIEYLRPLCRSDPMLVLESSLYVLERNPSDTIELFLSENVPADLVNSYLKQHAPNLQSTYLELMLSMSETGINPNLQNELVQLYLSEVLDWYKILKDEGNWTDKTYSPTRNKLISTLESNSGYNTDTLLKRLPQDALFEERAIMYGKMNQHLRALSLFVHKLHMPERAVGYCDRVYEEGAQQPSKSNIYFNLLQIYLNPKKAEKEIEQKIIPMASQYPGIQRVNSTNKLRGGRMGRKVVEIEGAEDTRFSPSGPDSGRSDGDGDDVSDGGPIMLNEALELLSQRWDRINGAQALRLLPRDTKLQDLVSFLEPLLRNSSEHRRNYMVIKNLILRANLQIKEDLYKRRQAVVKIDGDSMCSLCHKRIANSAFAIYPNGQTLVHFVCFRESQQIKAVRGANSAKRR; this comes from the exons ATGGTGCACAGCGCGTATGACGCCGTCGAGCTGGTCTCCGGCGTGCCCGGCCGCATCGAGGCCGTCGCCTCCCACGCCGGGAAGCTCCTCGTCGCGGCCTCCGACTGCTCGCTCCGCATCTACTCCCCGCCGGCCCCCGCCGACGGCGAGATCCGGAGGGACGGGCCCTACGcgctcgagcgccaggagcagcGCCTGTGGCGCCGCGCGCCCTCCGCCATGGAGGCCAGCGCCAGCCGCGGCCTCCTGCTCTCGCTCTCCGAGTGGGTCGCCCTCCACCGCCTCCCGGGGCTCGAGACCGTCGCCGTCGTCTCCAAGACCAAGGGCGCCAACGTCTTCGCTTGGGACGACCGCCGGGGCCTGCTCGCCGCCGGCCGCCAGAAGCGCCTGACCGTCTTCCGCCTCGACA GTGGGCGAGAATTTGTCGAGGTGAAGGAATTTAGTGTCCCTGATATTGTGAAATCAATGGCCTGGTGTGGTGACAACATATGCCTTGGGATCAGGAGGGACTATATGATCATAAATAGTGTGACTGGGGCATTAACTGAAGTGTTTTCTTCTGGGAGGATTGCTCCTCCTTTAGTTGTGCCCCTTCCTACCGGGGAGCTCCTCCTTGGAAAG GACAACATTGGTGTATTTGTTGATCAAAACGGGAAACTTATTCAAGACGGTCGGATAATTTGGTCGGACACTCCTGCCTCTGTTGTTATACATAAGCCATATGCTGTGGCACGTCTGCCACGACATGTTGAG ATACGGTCTCTTAGAGCTCCCAGCGCATTGGTTCAGACAGTTGTCCTCCGTGATGTTCAAAAGCTTGTTCAAACTGACAACTATATACTTGCTTCGCTGTCCAACTCAGTCTATGGTTTGCTGCCTGTTCCTATTGGTGCCCAG ATAGTGCAATTGACCGCCTCTGGAGAATTTGAGGACGCGCTGGCATTGTGTAAGTTACTTCCACCTGAGGATTCAAACCTACGAGCTGCAAAAGAAAGCTCAATACACATGAG ATATGGGCACTTCTTATTTGATAATGGGAGCTATGAGGAAGCAACAGAACAGTTTTCGGATGCACATGTGGATATTACTTATGTGTTATCTCTATACCCATACCTTGTTCTGCCTCAAACACACATTATAGGTGAACATGACAAGCTTCAAGACCTGCAAGAATTAGCAAGAGAATCTTCTGATGCGACAGATGAAATGGAAGCATACTCTTTGCAACTTCATGATTCTGATGATAAATCTCCATTGGAGAACAAGAAAATGAGTCATAATGCTCTAATAGCCCTTGTGAAGTACTTGCAGAAGAAAAGAAATGGTATAATTGATAGAGCGACATCTGAAGTAACTGAGGAGGTCGTCTCTGGAGCTGTGCACCATAGCTTAAACTTATCTGAGCCATATAAGGCAAAGAAGCCAAATAAG AAACGACCCCAAACACATAGAAGCTCTGTTGCAAGAGAAATGGCGAATGTACTGGACACATCTCTTCTTCAAGCTCTTATTCTTACAAGACAGTCACCAGGAGCTATAGAGTTATTGAAAGGACTCAATTATTGTGATTTGAAGATATGTGAGGAGTTTCTGAAGGAAAAGAGCGATTATATGGTATTACTTGAGCTCTACAGAAGCAATGACATGCACCGTGAAGCTCTCCAGTTACTCAATCGGTTGGTTGAAGAATCAAAGTCTGCGATGGCAAATGCTGATTTTAGTAAAAAGTTTAACCCACAAATGATCATTGAGTATCTCAGG CCCCTTTGTAGATCTGACCCAATGCTGGTTTTGGAGTCTTCTTTGTATGTTCTTGAACGCAACCCGTCAGACACTATTGAGCTCTTTTTGTCTGAAAATGTTCCAGCAGATTTGGTAAATTCATATCTGAAACAGCATGCTCCAAATTTGCAGTCAACTTACTTAGAGCTAATGCTTTCAATGAGTGAAACCGGGATCAACCCTAATCTACAAAATGAGCTG GTGCAACTTTACCTTTCTGAAGTTCTTGACTGGTACAAGATTCTGAAGGATGAAGGAAATTGGACTGATAAAACATATTCCCCAACGCGGAACAAGTTGATATCTACATTAGAGAGTAATTCAGGTTACAATACGGACACACTTCTTAAACGCCTTCCACAGGATGCTCTTTTTGAAGAGCGTGCTATCATGTACGGGAAAATGAATCAACACCTCCGTGCATTATCTCTCTTTGTTCATAAG CTCCATATGCCAGAGCGTGCCGTTGGATACTGTGACCGTGTTTATGAGGAAGGAGCGCAGCAGCCTTCCAAGTCCAATATTTATTTTAATCTTCTGCAAATTTATCTAAACCCGAAAAAAGCTGAAAAAGAGATCGAGCAGAAAATTATTCCAATGGCATCACAGTACCCTGGAATTCAGAGGGTTAACTCTACTAATAAGCTCAGAGGAGGGCGTATGGGTAGAAAGGTTGTTGAGATTGAAGGGGCTGAAGACACACGCTTTAGCCCTAGTGGACCAGATAGTGGCCGAAGTGATGGTGATGGAGATGATGTTAGCGACGGAGGCCCTATAATGTTGAACGAAGCACTTGAATTGTTAAGCCAACGGTGGGACAGAATAAATGGTGCTCAGGCTCTTCGGTTGTTACCAAGAGACACAAAACTGCAG GATCTGGTGTCATTTCTCGAACCACTATTGCGGAACTCTAGTGAACATCGGCGCAATTATATGGTTATCAAAAACTTGATTCTCCGGGCAAACTTGCAG ATAAAGGAGGACCTGTACAAACGACGCCAAGCTGTTGTGAAGATTGATGGAGATAGCATGTGTTCTCTTTGTCATAAGCGCATTGCAAACAGTGCTTTCGCAATCTATCCAAATGGACAGACATTGGTGCATTTTGTGTGCTTTAGAGAATCACAACAGATCAAGGCTGTTAGAGGCGCAAACTCTGCGAAACGTAGATGA